One genomic region from Nymphaea colorata isolate Beijing-Zhang1983 chromosome 12, ASM883128v2, whole genome shotgun sequence encodes:
- the LOC116265809 gene encoding AT-hook motif nuclear-localized protein 20-like: SVIAVLGCSENFFVLICFFLSSSFSSFKRESAETTESLANRWWTGHVGLPSLNPAGVPASSPAGSYRSSTDSLFPNLNKIDKTPIQSVDDKTANQACSESSPRETKSDPEHDDPNTGQEVVEAGFRRPRGRPPGSKNKPKPPIIITRDSPNAMRTHVMEVANGSDVADSIAVYARRRQRGVCVLTGNGTVANVSLRQPAAPGSVVTLHGRFEILSLSGAFLPGPAPPGATGLTVYLAGGQGQVVGGSVVGPLVAAGPVMVVAATFSNATYERLPLEDEGEMPGAGASAAGISASPGSGGGGLGEGPPLPIFNLPPNLMTNGQLGHDAFPGWAPSRPPTY, translated from the coding sequence TCAGTCATCGCTGTCCTTGGTTGCTCTGAGAATTTCTTCGTCTTAATttgcttctttctctcttcttctttttcttcttttaagagGGAGAGTGCAGAAACAACAGAAAGCCTGGCAAACAGGTGGTGGACCGGCCATGTGGGGCTGCCGAGCCTCAACCCGGCCGGCGTACCGGCGAGTTCTCCGGCAGGTTCGTACCGGAGCTCAACCGACTCGCTCTTCCCTAACCTCAACAAAATTGATAAGACGCCTATACAGTCTGTGGACGACAAGACCGCAAACCAGGCGTGCTCGGAGTCATCCCCAAGGGAGACCAAGTCTGATCCCGAGCACGATGACCCGAATACCGGACAGGAGGTAGTGGAGGCTGGATTCCGGCGTCCTCGCGGCCGGCCACCGGGCTCGAAGAACAAACCAAAGCCGCCGATCATTATCACGAGAGACAGCCCGAACGCCATGAGAACGCACGTCATGGAGGTCGCAAACGGGAGCGACGTCGCCGACTCCATCGCCGTCTACGCCCGCCGGAGGCAACGCGGTGTCTGCGTGCTAACTGGCAACGGCACGGTTGCGAACGTCTCTCTGCGCCAGCCAGCCGCCCCTGGATCGGTGGTTACGCTCCACGGCCGGTTCGAAATATTGTCGCTCTCCGGCGCGTTTCTGCCGGGACCTGCACCACCAGGTGCTACTGGACTGACAGTTTACCTCGCCGGTGGGCAGGGCCAGGTTGTAGGCGGCAGTGTCGTCGGACCGTTGGTAGCTGCCGGGCCTGTCATGGTGGTGGCCGCAACCTTTTCCAACGCTACGTACGAGAGGCTGCCGCTCGAAGATGAGGGAGAGATGCCAGGTGCGGGTGCGTCCGCTGCCGGAATCTCTGCGTCCCCGGGCTCCGGTGGCGGTGGCTTAGGAGAGGGACCGCCACTCCCCATTTTCAATCTGCCTCCGAATTTGATGACCAACGGCCAGCTCGGGCACGACGCTTTCCCCGGATGGGCGCCTTCTCGGCCACCAACGTACTAA